The following coding sequences lie in one Methylotenera versatilis 301 genomic window:
- the gmhB gene encoding D-glycero-beta-D-manno-heptose 1,7-bisphosphate 7-phosphatase yields MTLTPALFLDRDGVINIDKGYVHQAAECEFVEGIFDLVKRANSLGYQVIVVTNQAGIARGYYTEAQFLDFSAWMKSEFSRNQAHIDEIYFCPHHPVHGLGEYHIECDCRKPAPGMFLKAQAAFNIDMQASVMVGDNISDLEAAIAAGVGNLNLFISNSIDRAITEIEQMQAKELKIKTLTSLSEVKLPSI; encoded by the coding sequence ATGACACTCACACCCGCGCTGTTTCTAGACAGAGATGGCGTAATAAACATAGATAAAGGCTACGTACATCAAGCCGCAGAATGCGAGTTCGTAGAAGGTATTTTCGACTTAGTAAAACGGGCAAATTCGCTAGGCTATCAAGTGATTGTTGTCACCAACCAAGCTGGAATTGCACGTGGCTACTATACTGAAGCACAATTTCTAGATTTCAGTGCTTGGATGAAAAGTGAGTTCAGCCGCAATCAAGCACATATTGATGAAATTTACTTTTGCCCACACCACCCAGTGCACGGCTTAGGTGAATATCATATTGAGTGTGATTGCCGAAAGCCCGCGCCTGGCATGTTTTTAAAAGCGCAGGCTGCATTTAATATTGATATGCAAGCTTCTGTGATGGTTGGCGACAACATCTCTGATTTAGAGGCGGCCATTGCTGCAGGAGTGGGGAATTTGAATTTATTTATCAGCAATAGTATAGACCGAGCCATTACTGAAATAGAGCAAATGCAGGCCAAGGAACTGAAAATTAAAACTTTAACGTCACTCAGTGAAGTTAAGTTGCCTTCAATTTAA
- a CDS encoding WecB/TagA/CpsF family glycosyltransferase yields the protein MANIVAKKISIFGITINPLTMNEAVDYVSTWIKFAESNCKFIVTPNVNCVVQLSKNQAYRDAFENASMVVADGKPVVWTARLMGESIPGTVTGSDLVPAIFQHFHDRADAELKVFLLGAMPGVAEIAASNIERTYQHVKVTGLYSPPFGFEKDAVECERICELIKDSGADFLLIGLGAPKQATWVNQYASRLPVKVAICAGATIDFLAGNKPRAPKWMTNIGIEWFYRMMTEPRRLAKRYAGDALVFPGLVWKEWTSRH from the coding sequence ATGGCAAATATTGTTGCAAAGAAAATTAGTATATTCGGTATCACGATTAATCCGCTCACGATGAATGAGGCAGTCGATTATGTGAGTACATGGATAAAGTTTGCAGAAAGCAACTGTAAATTCATAGTGACGCCGAATGTAAACTGTGTGGTGCAGTTAAGTAAGAATCAAGCTTATCGAGATGCTTTTGAAAATGCATCAATGGTCGTGGCAGATGGTAAGCCTGTGGTATGGACTGCAAGATTAATGGGTGAAAGCATACCTGGGACAGTTACTGGCAGTGACTTAGTGCCAGCAATCTTCCAGCACTTTCACGATAGAGCCGACGCTGAGCTCAAAGTTTTTCTACTTGGTGCTATGCCAGGAGTGGCTGAAATTGCTGCTAGTAATATTGAACGTACATACCAACACGTTAAAGTCACTGGTTTATATAGCCCGCCGTTTGGTTTCGAAAAAGATGCCGTTGAGTGTGAGCGAATTTGTGAGTTGATTAAAGACTCTGGCGCAGACTTTTTACTCATAGGTCTCGGTGCGCCAAAACAAGCAACATGGGTTAATCAGTATGCCAGTCGTTTACCTGTGAAAGTGGCAATATGTGCAGGCGCAACGATAGACTTTTTAGCCGGTAATAAACCACGTGCACCTAAATGGATGACTAACATCGGCATTGAGTGGTTTTACCGCATGATGACGGAGCCTAGGCGTTTGGCCAAGCGCTACGCAGGTGATGCCTTGGTATTTCCAGGATTAGTTTGGAAAGAGTGGACGAGTCGCCATTAG
- a CDS encoding acyltransferase family protein, which translates to MTTTLQQPTKIHELESIRGIAALLIVVHHIPSWNALFYDITIIKNASLMVELFFVLSGFVIFKAYSEKIKTGKDLIKFQFLRFGRLYPVHIIFLFALVLVEILRYVAVNKLGINSPNRIPFEENNWSAFFKQIFLVQAFWSNKEAITFNGPAWSISAEFYTYFIFGLIVLYLNKIKLFVFYSSAFLFLVLLVTIVPIDHNFFVRCLAGFFIGCCTASISEKINFRVHSSLISIPLAGILLFLQFKPANPHYDVTIYFLTSLLILSIVLSDGGIIKRVLNLRLLTWLGAISFSVYMSHSALLWVVNQTYRTVLKPHEAVIDGISTPQLSVIGAALAYMIFIGLVLLVSNYIYKNVEGPFREVSRKLVNKPNATVR; encoded by the coding sequence ATGACAACAACTTTACAACAACCCACTAAAATTCATGAACTAGAGAGTATTAGAGGTATCGCAGCATTGTTAATAGTAGTGCATCATATTCCAAGCTGGAATGCATTATTTTACGATATTACGATTATTAAAAATGCTAGTTTAATGGTTGAGCTCTTCTTTGTTCTTTCAGGGTTTGTTATTTTTAAAGCTTATTCAGAAAAAATAAAAACCGGGAAAGATTTAATTAAATTTCAGTTCTTAAGGTTTGGTCGACTTTATCCTGTGCATATAATATTTTTGTTTGCCTTGGTCTTGGTTGAAATTCTTAGATATGTTGCAGTCAATAAATTAGGAATTAACAGTCCCAATCGTATTCCATTTGAGGAAAACAATTGGTCTGCGTTTTTTAAGCAAATTTTTTTGGTGCAAGCATTTTGGTCAAATAAAGAAGCAATTACGTTTAATGGTCCAGCATGGTCAATTAGTGCGGAGTTTTATACATATTTCATATTTGGTTTAATTGTTCTGTATTTAAATAAGATTAAATTATTCGTTTTTTACTCAAGCGCTTTCTTATTTCTTGTGCTTCTAGTAACGATAGTGCCAATTGATCATAATTTTTTTGTAAGATGTCTAGCAGGATTTTTTATAGGCTGCTGTACAGCAAGTATTTCAGAAAAAATTAATTTTAGAGTCCATTCCTCCCTTATATCAATTCCGCTTGCTGGTATATTGCTTTTTCTACAATTTAAGCCAGCGAATCCGCACTATGATGTAACCATTTATTTTCTGACGTCTTTATTGATACTTTCTATTGTTCTATCAGACGGGGGAATTATAAAGCGTGTCTTAAATTTAAGATTGCTCACTTGGTTAGGGGCAATATCATTTTCGGTTTACATGTCGCACTCAGCTCTTTTGTGGGTGGTAAATCAAACCTATAGAACAGTTTTAAAGCCTCATGAAGCAGTTATCGATGGGATTTCAACGCCACAGTTGTCTGTGATTGGGGCGGCACTTGCTTATATGATTTTTATAGGTCTAGTTTTATTAGTAAGTAATTATATTTATAAAAATGTAGAAGGACCTTTTAGAGAGGTATCTCGCAAGTTAGTTAATAAACCGAATGCTACCGTACGTTAA
- the galE gene encoding UDP-glucose 4-epimerase GalE translates to MKILVVGGAGYIGSHMVKMLLDEGHKVVTFDNLSSGFRDAVLGGDFVEGDLANTAMLDDVFTKYKPEAVMHFASYIQVGESVQHPAKYYFNNFTNTLNLLNTMVKHQVNSFIFSSTAAVFGEPEYVPIDEAHPKAPLNPYGRSKLMVEQILADYEHAYGLKSVCLRYFNAAGADPGALLGERHEPETHLIPLVLQAISGRRSHISVFGRDYDTPDGTCIRDYIHIVDLCSAHLLALTQLVKDGVSQRFNLGNGAGFSVQEVISVAEQVTGKKVNVIDAPRRAGDPARLVADATLAKNTLGWSPVYTDLATIIAHAWAWETK, encoded by the coding sequence ATGAAAATTTTGGTAGTTGGCGGTGCTGGGTACATAGGCTCGCACATGGTGAAAATGTTACTAGATGAAGGGCATAAGGTTGTCACGTTCGATAACTTGTCGTCTGGATTTCGAGATGCCGTATTAGGTGGTGATTTTGTAGAGGGTGATTTGGCCAATACAGCTATGTTAGATGATGTTTTTACAAAATATAAGCCAGAAGCTGTGATGCACTTTGCATCTTACATTCAAGTGGGCGAGTCTGTGCAGCACCCCGCAAAGTATTACTTTAATAACTTTACCAACACTCTGAATTTGCTTAATACCATGGTGAAGCATCAAGTGAATAGCTTCATATTTTCATCTACCGCGGCAGTATTTGGTGAGCCAGAATATGTACCGATAGACGAAGCACATCCTAAGGCACCACTTAATCCTTACGGGCGGTCTAAGCTAATGGTAGAGCAAATATTGGCCGATTATGAACATGCTTATGGTTTGAAGTCAGTGTGTTTACGTTATTTTAATGCAGCTGGCGCTGATCCGGGCGCATTGCTAGGTGAGCGCCATGAACCTGAAACGCATTTAATCCCATTGGTACTTCAGGCAATTTCGGGTAGGCGCTCTCATATTAGTGTATTTGGTCGAGACTATGACACGCCAGATGGTACGTGTATTCGCGACTATATTCATATTGTCGACTTATGCTCAGCGCATTTATTAGCGCTGACTCAATTGGTGAAAGATGGCGTTAGTCAGCGCTTTAATCTTGGGAATGGCGCAGGTTTTTCTGTGCAGGAAGTAATTTCAGTAGCTGAGCAGGTGACTGGTAAAAAGGTCAATGTGATAGATGCGCCAAGACGTGCTGGAGATCCTGCACGATTAGTAGCGGATGCAACATTAGCTAAAAATACATTAGGCTGGTCTCCAGTTTATACCGATTTAGCCACAATCATTGCACATGCATGGGCTTGGGAAACAAAGTAA
- a CDS encoding XdhC family protein: MKSLDWEVLSRAVEWLDSGYKAHLFTVMHTWGSAPRLPGALLVVREDGHLIGSVSGGCIEDDLADKARHQELPLSATVLEYGVSNDEAHRFGIPCGGRLQIFVEPLNDSAHLSLLLQSIEQRKLIKRSVSLGTGQVKINQVLPEGPPRIDGDWFHSYFGPQWRLLIIGANQLGSVLASMAQVLDFDVLICDPRADIRAEWHVEGVEWIYEMPDDAVVEINPDAYTAIVAVTHDPKLDDMALLEALKSNAFYVGALGSIKNQVKRRERMRMFDLTESEIATLHGPVGLSIGSRTPAEIAIAILAELIQVRAQQLKANAINPIYEYCAA; the protein is encoded by the coding sequence TTTACCGTGATGCATACTTGGGGGTCGGCACCACGTCTACCAGGTGCATTACTGGTGGTGCGCGAAGATGGGCATCTTATTGGCTCAGTCTCGGGAGGCTGTATTGAAGATGACCTCGCCGACAAAGCGCGCCATCAGGAATTACCACTATCAGCCACGGTACTAGAATACGGCGTAAGCAATGATGAAGCGCACCGATTTGGTATCCCTTGTGGAGGTCGTTTACAGATATTTGTGGAGCCTTTAAATGACTCTGCTCACTTGTCATTGCTGCTGCAAAGTATTGAGCAGCGTAAGTTAATCAAGCGTTCCGTTAGCCTGGGTACAGGACAAGTCAAGATTAATCAGGTGTTACCTGAAGGTCCGCCAAGAATTGACGGTGATTGGTTTCATAGCTACTTTGGCCCACAGTGGCGCTTGCTGATTATCGGCGCCAATCAACTTGGTTCTGTTTTAGCAAGCATGGCGCAGGTGCTGGATTTTGACGTGCTCATTTGTGACCCACGTGCAGATATTCGTGCAGAGTGGCATGTAGAAGGCGTTGAGTGGATTTATGAAATGCCAGACGATGCCGTGGTCGAAATAAACCCCGATGCTTACACCGCCATTGTGGCCGTCACACATGACCCCAAGCTAGATGATATGGCATTACTTGAAGCACTCAAATCCAATGCATTCTATGTTGGAGCACTGGGCTCAATCAAAAATCAAGTAAAGCGTCGTGAGCGCATGCGTATGTTCGACCTCACTGAATCAGAGATTGCAACATTGCATGGCCCTGTTGGTCTATCTATCGGCAGTCGTACGCCTGCTGAAATCGCGATTGCGATACTTGCTGAGCTTATTCAAGTGCGAGCGCAACAATTAAAGGCTAACGCCATCAACCCAATCTATGAGTATTGCGCCGCCTAA
- a CDS encoding nucleotidyltransferase family protein, whose translation MIGILLAAGFSRRFGISDKLLQALPDGNPIALASAKRLIEAIPLSIAVVRPENKALALLLQDAGLKVFFCSEQETEMADSLSAAIKFSASFSESSDGFVIALADMPYIDSKTAAAIASKLSEGASIVVPTYQGKRGHPVGFSAKFRADLESLHGDEGARSILKRYPEEVVFLECDDSGILADIDTPADLKL comes from the coding sequence ATGATAGGTATTTTATTGGCGGCGGGTTTCTCCAGACGGTTTGGAATATCTGACAAACTTTTACAGGCTTTACCAGATGGTAACCCTATAGCACTGGCATCAGCTAAGAGGCTTATTGAGGCTATTCCACTTTCGATTGCAGTTGTTAGACCTGAAAATAAGGCGCTAGCGCTCTTGTTGCAAGATGCAGGGCTTAAGGTGTTTTTTTGTAGTGAGCAAGAGACAGAAATGGCAGATAGCTTATCTGCAGCAATTAAATTTTCTGCTAGTTTCAGTGAGTCTAGCGATGGTTTCGTGATTGCCTTGGCCGATATGCCGTATATTGACTCAAAGACTGCAGCTGCAATTGCGTCTAAACTGAGTGAGGGTGCATCTATCGTTGTGCCTACTTATCAAGGAAAACGTGGTCATCCCGTGGGATTTTCTGCTAAATTTCGGGCTGATCTTGAAAGTCTACATGGCGATGAGGGCGCGCGATCTATACTTAAACGTTACCCAGAAGAGGTTGTCTTTCTAGAGTGTGATGACTCAGGAATTCTGGCCGATATTGATACACCCGCAGACCTTAAACTTTAA
- a CDS encoding dehydrogenase: MNNDNSTIRARAPLRLGLAGGGTDVSPYSDEFGGLVLNVTIDKYAYATIIRRLDDHVELIAADNNNRWFGKMSSKLERVSGVDLHVGVYNRIIKDFNNNKPLSLSIITHSEAPPGSGLGSSSTMVVALVQAFCELLSLPLGEYEIAQLAYQIERNDLGLTGGKQDQYAATFGGLNFMEFYKDRVIVNPLRIKPHIKAELESSLVLFYTGVSRESAKLVDEQTSNVKTGDAKYLEPLHAIKAEAVSMKEAILKADFDAFAASMQHGWESKKKMAKSISNPMIEEIYNAAIAAGAKAGKVSGAGGGGFIMFFVDPAQRPYVMRALSKFNGQVSTCNFTDTGTQSWRKA; this comes from the coding sequence ATGAATAACGACAATTCAACAATAAGAGCTAGAGCCCCCCTAAGACTAGGTTTAGCAGGTGGTGGGACAGATGTATCCCCTTACTCAGACGAATTTGGCGGTTTGGTCCTAAACGTGACTATAGATAAATATGCTTACGCAACCATCATACGTCGTCTCGATGACCATGTGGAGCTGATTGCTGCGGATAATAATAATCGCTGGTTTGGTAAGATGTCATCTAAACTGGAACGGGTTTCTGGTGTAGATTTGCATGTGGGTGTGTACAACCGCATCATCAAGGACTTCAACAACAACAAACCGCTATCGCTCAGTATCATCACCCACTCCGAAGCACCTCCAGGCTCAGGTCTAGGCTCGTCTTCCACCATGGTTGTGGCCTTAGTACAGGCATTCTGCGAACTGCTCTCCTTACCGTTAGGCGAATATGAAATTGCGCAACTTGCTTATCAAATCGAGCGTAATGACTTAGGCTTAACTGGTGGGAAGCAAGACCAATACGCAGCTACTTTCGGTGGCTTAAACTTTATGGAGTTTTATAAAGATCGCGTCATTGTTAACCCGCTTCGCATTAAGCCCCATATTAAAGCCGAACTAGAGTCATCATTAGTGCTGTTTTACACTGGCGTTTCTAGAGAGTCTGCTAAGCTTGTTGACGAGCAAACGTCTAATGTAAAAACCGGTGATGCTAAATATTTAGAGCCTTTACATGCAATTAAAGCGGAAGCCGTCAGTATGAAAGAAGCTATATTAAAAGCTGATTTCGATGCTTTTGCGGCTTCTATGCAGCATGGTTGGGAATCTAAAAAGAAAATGGCTAAGAGTATTTCCAACCCGATGATAGAAGAGATCTATAATGCTGCTATTGCCGCTGGCGCTAAAGCGGGTAAGGTTTCAGGCGCAGGCGGGGGTGGATTCATTATGTTTTTTGTTGACCCAGCACAACGCCCTTATGTGATGCGCGCACTTTCTAAATTTAACGGCCAAGTATCAACATGTAACTTTACTGATACCGGCACACAATCATGGAGAAAAGCTTGA
- a CDS encoding nucleotidyltransferase family protein gives MMHPVLILAGGFGTRLKSVVPDLPKPLADVKGKPFLWWLLQQLENQGAKDVYLSVGYMHEHIQSYFGAKFNQINLHYIVETEPLGTGGAIMNACQQIPEQEILVLNGDTLAMTDLNNFIKFAKNYTSKLFLAVAKVADAGRYGTVIVDGNQITGFAEKGKAGAGLINAGIYLLNKSLFNDFNLPQKFSFETDILMKHINSLNLIAYSEVSDFIDIGIPEDYALAQEKVPNMVLRNNIK, from the coding sequence ATGATGCATCCGGTTCTAATTCTAGCAGGCGGCTTTGGCACGCGCCTTAAAAGTGTTGTGCCAGATTTACCAAAACCCTTGGCAGATGTGAAGGGCAAACCATTTCTATGGTGGCTGCTACAGCAACTGGAAAACCAAGGTGCAAAAGATGTGTATCTATCCGTTGGCTACATGCACGAGCATATTCAAAGCTACTTTGGCGCAAAATTCAATCAAATCAATCTTCACTATATTGTAGAAACTGAACCACTTGGCACTGGTGGGGCGATTATGAATGCTTGCCAACAGATTCCAGAACAAGAAATTTTAGTTTTAAATGGTGACACGCTTGCCATGACAGACTTAAATAACTTTATAAAATTTGCAAAGAATTACACCTCAAAACTGTTTTTAGCCGTAGCTAAAGTTGCTGATGCAGGCCGATATGGCACAGTCATTGTTGATGGCAACCAAATTACGGGCTTTGCTGAAAAAGGCAAAGCAGGTGCTGGCTTAATCAATGCAGGTATTTACTTGCTGAATAAGTCATTATTTAATGATTTTAATCTGCCACAAAAGTTTTCATTCGAAACTGATATTTTAATGAAACACATCAATAGCTTAAACTTGATTGCTTATAGCGAAGTCTCAGATTTTATTGATATTGGAATCCCAGAAGACTACGCGCTAGCTCAAGAAAAAGTACCCAATATGGTATTAAGAAATAACATTAAATAA
- a CDS encoding glycosyltransferase family 2 protein, producing the protein MSLLPLSNKSENVKRTSSTTILIPAHNESTGITQTLRNIKAQLTADVKVLVVADNCNDDTATVARSHGVEVIERFHETKRGKGFALDFGIQHLAKNPPDIVLILDADCLLGENAISTLVNEAMQYKRPIQGLYLMHAKADSPLKIKIAAFAWAVKNWARPLGFHRLCLPCQLMGSGMAFPWQVISQVNLASGHIVEDMKLGVDLAKLKLAPRFCPAALITSEFPSSAEGIKTQRTRWEHGHIGMIVKEGLPLIMQSIQQANLNMLALALDMCVPPLALLVLIISTLSAVCMFIVILTQQLMPWSWIFLDLLLVATAVILAWYKFGRHIVKFSELLMVPLYVLAKVPLYIKFVFKRQSEWVRSKRDH; encoded by the coding sequence ATGTCGTTGTTGCCTTTAAGTAACAAAAGCGAGAACGTAAAACGCACTTCATCAACAACAATATTGATTCCTGCACATAATGAATCTACAGGTATTACTCAAACTTTACGGAATATTAAGGCGCAATTAACAGCTGATGTTAAGGTACTAGTGGTGGCTGATAACTGTAACGATGATACGGCTACTGTGGCTAGAAGCCATGGTGTTGAGGTGATTGAGCGGTTTCATGAGACTAAGCGTGGTAAAGGTTTTGCACTTGATTTTGGTATTCAACATTTAGCTAAAAATCCGCCAGATATTGTGTTGATCCTAGATGCAGATTGCCTACTGGGTGAGAATGCAATTTCAACCTTAGTGAATGAAGCAATGCAGTATAAACGTCCTATACAAGGCTTATATTTAATGCATGCTAAGGCGGACTCACCGCTGAAGATAAAGATTGCAGCGTTTGCTTGGGCGGTAAAGAACTGGGCTAGACCATTGGGGTTTCATCGGCTATGCTTACCTTGTCAGTTGATGGGTTCAGGAATGGCATTCCCTTGGCAGGTGATTAGCCAGGTTAATTTAGCAAGTGGACATATTGTAGAAGATATGAAGCTGGGTGTGGATTTAGCTAAGTTAAAGCTTGCTCCAAGATTTTGCCCTGCTGCGCTCATTACGAGTGAGTTTCCTAGCAGTGCCGAGGGTATTAAAACCCAGCGTACGCGTTGGGAGCACGGTCACATTGGCATGATCGTTAAAGAAGGCTTGCCTTTAATAATGCAAAGTATTCAACAGGCTAACTTAAATATGCTGGCTCTAGCGCTTGATATGTGTGTGCCGCCACTTGCCTTGTTAGTATTGATTATTTCTACGCTAAGTGCGGTTTGCATGTTTATAGTGATACTGACTCAGCAACTGATGCCATGGTCTTGGATATTTTTAGATTTACTATTAGTTGCGACGGCGGTGATATTGGCATGGTATAAATTTGGTCGTCATATCGTCAAATTTTCAGAGTTATTAATGGTTCCGCTTTATGTCCTTGCAAAAGTCCCGCTCTATATCAAATTTGTGTTTAAACGCCAATCTGAATGGGTGCGCTCTAAGCGCGATCATTAA
- the galU gene encoding UTP--glucose-1-phosphate uridylyltransferase GalU produces the protein MKKVTKAVFPVAGLGTRFLPATKANPKEMLPIVDKPLIQYAVEEAVAAGITDLIFITGRNKRSISDHFDMAYELENELERNGKTELLKIVQNIVPKNVNCIYIRQTQALGLGHAVRLAKPVVNDDAFAVILADDLLDGKTPIMKQMVEAYDYYRCSLLGVENVPADQTKSYGIVATTPLNKNIEQVSAIVEKPDPKDAPSTLAVVGRYILTPRIFHHLDNVKAGAGGEIQLTDGISGLLTEEQILAYRFDGVRYDCGSKFGYLEATIRLGLKHPEVSKDLRALLESIVNDKKKAS, from the coding sequence ATGAAAAAAGTTACTAAAGCAGTTTTCCCAGTTGCCGGTTTAGGCACACGTTTTTTGCCAGCTACCAAAGCAAATCCAAAAGAAATGCTACCCATTGTAGATAAGCCATTGATTCAATATGCAGTTGAAGAGGCAGTTGCGGCAGGAATTACTGATTTAATTTTTATTACAGGTAGAAATAAGCGTTCTATATCTGACCATTTTGATATGGCGTACGAGTTAGAGAATGAGCTTGAGCGTAACGGTAAAACCGAATTACTTAAAATAGTACAAAATATTGTTCCTAAAAACGTTAACTGTATTTATATTCGCCAAACGCAAGCTTTGGGTTTAGGCCATGCGGTGCGCTTAGCTAAGCCTGTGGTGAATGATGATGCATTTGCTGTGATTTTAGCGGATGATTTACTTGATGGTAAAACGCCTATCATGAAGCAAATGGTAGAGGCTTATGATTACTACCGTTGCTCACTTCTAGGCGTTGAGAATGTACCAGCAGATCAAACCAAGAGCTATGGTATTGTTGCAACCACGCCACTCAACAAAAATATTGAGCAAGTTTCAGCGATCGTAGAGAAGCCTGATCCAAAAGATGCACCATCTACATTGGCGGTGGTAGGACGTTATATTCTGACTCCTAGAATTTTCCATCACTTAGACAATGTGAAAGCTGGTGCCGGCGGTGAAATACAATTAACCGATGGTATTTCAGGATTGCTTACTGAAGAACAAATATTAGCGTACCGATTTGATGGTGTACGCTATGACTGTGGCTCTAAATTTGGTTATTTAGAAGCAACGATTCGTCTAGGACTAAAACATCCAGAAGTTTCTAAAGACTTACGTGCTTTGTTAGAGTCTATTGTGAATGATAAAAAGAAAGCTAGCTAA
- a CDS encoding WecB/TagA/CpsF family glycosyltransferase gives MLNNTTVYIAGYPVRETTQNGLVNSIFSRISASKKSVLFFANTNFIVNCRLLAERFYIDDVVIVNDGLGMDIASILMHGRKFKANLNGTDFMPYFFSESQKKLRVFLLGGSPTAINGAACYLEQKLGHVVVGTCDGYDGIKNASNLVDIINAASTDVVLVALGNAQQEEWILDNYQQINANFFAGVGGLFDFWSGDKPRAPKWLQNIRMEWFYRLCIEPKRLYKRYTLDVLRFLVSCIQYRKQGVK, from the coding sequence ATGCTAAATAATACTACTGTTTATATTGCGGGCTACCCTGTTCGAGAAACCACGCAAAATGGATTGGTCAACAGTATATTTAGCCGCATTTCAGCATCAAAAAAGAGCGTACTTTTTTTTGCGAATACTAATTTTATTGTTAATTGTAGATTGCTGGCAGAGCGTTTTTATATAGATGATGTTGTGATTGTAAATGATGGTCTGGGCATGGACATTGCTTCCATATTAATGCACGGACGGAAATTTAAAGCTAATTTGAATGGTACGGATTTTATGCCGTATTTCTTTTCGGAGTCCCAGAAAAAGTTACGTGTATTTTTGCTCGGCGGCAGTCCTACAGCTATCAATGGCGCTGCTTGTTATTTAGAGCAAAAATTAGGGCATGTCGTGGTAGGAACTTGTGATGGCTATGATGGCATAAAAAATGCCAGCAATTTAGTTGATATTATCAATGCTGCTTCTACAGATGTCGTATTAGTTGCGCTGGGTAATGCGCAGCAAGAAGAGTGGATTTTGGATAACTATCAGCAAATTAATGCAAATTTCTTTGCAGGAGTAGGCGGGTTGTTCGACTTTTGGAGTGGAGATAAACCACGTGCACCAAAATGGTTGCAAAATATCCGTATGGAGTGGTTCTATCGATTATGCATAGAGCCGAAGCGGCTTTATAAGCGTTACACATTAGATGTGTTAAGGTTTTTGGTGAGTTGTATTCAATATAGAAAACAAGGTGTTAAATAA
- a CDS encoding D-sedoheptulose-7-phosphate isomerase, giving the protein MRSFINQEIEKSINTFSSILSNEKLLSQVEVCVTEICSALGNKNKVLLAGNGGSAADAQHIAGEFVSRFNYDRPGLAAFALTVDTSILTAIGNDYGYDKLFSRQIQAVSVPGDIFWAYSTSGKSANIIAAMETAKQLGLKVIGFTGQNGWSRPDLVDFSIEIPSPETPKVQEGHLLLGHIICGLVELKIFPREQYAPT; this is encoded by the coding sequence TTGAGATCATTCATCAATCAAGAGATTGAAAAATCAATCAATACGTTTTCTAGCATTCTGAGCAACGAGAAATTACTTTCGCAAGTTGAAGTTTGCGTGACTGAAATTTGTTCAGCTCTAGGCAACAAAAATAAGGTCTTACTTGCTGGTAATGGCGGCAGTGCGGCAGATGCGCAACATATTGCAGGTGAGTTCGTCAGTCGCTTTAATTACGACAGGCCTGGTTTAGCCGCATTTGCACTCACAGTGGACACCTCGATATTAACGGCTATTGGCAATGATTATGGCTACGACAAGCTATTTTCTAGACAAATTCAAGCGGTAAGTGTGCCTGGAGATATTTTCTGGGCATATTCAACCTCAGGTAAATCAGCTAACATTATAGCTGCGATGGAAACAGCAAAACAACTAGGCTTGAAAGTCATTGGCTTTACAGGTCAAAATGGCTGGAGCCGTCCAGATTTAGTCGATTTCTCTATTGAAATCCCCTCCCCTGAGACGCCAAAAGTGCAAGAAGGTCATTTGCTCTTAGGTCATATTATTTGCGGCTTAGTAGAACTTAAAATATTCCCGCGCGAACAATACGCACCAACATGA